DNA from Variovorax sp. PBL-H6:
TGTCGAGCTTGAACTGCAGCACCTCCAGCGCCCGCGCCTGCAGCGCCCGGGTGTCGAAGTGCTCGAGCGTGATCGCCAGGCCCTGCTCGACGTCGCGCCGCGCCTGGCTCACGCGGTTGCGGAAGTAGTCCAGGCCGCCCGGCTCGATCCACGCGTAGTGCCCAGGCCAGGTGGCCAGGCGCTGCTTGTGGATCTCGGGCGCGAAGAGTTCGGTGAGCGACGAGCACACCGCCTCCTGCCACGGCGCGCGGCGCGCGAAATTGACGTAGGCGTCGACCGCAAAGCGCATCGCCGGCACCACGTGGCGCAGGTCCCGCACTTCCTCGCGCGTCAAACCGACCGCCTCGGCCAGGCGCAGCCACGCCTCGATGCCGCCCGGGTCCTTCACGCCGCCGAGCTCGAAGCCATCGTGGTCGAGGATGCGCTGCACCCAGCCGCGGCGCACGTCCTGGTCGGGGCAGTTCGAGAGCACCGCCGCATCCTTGATCGGAATCGCGATCTGGTAATAGAAGCGGTTCGCCACCCAGCCGCGCACCTGCTCGGGCGTGGCCCGGCCGCTGTTGAGCATGACGTTGAAGGGATGGTGGATGTGGTAGCTGCGGCCCCGCTCGCGCAGTTGCCGCTCGAATTCCTCGCGGCTCCATGCCGGCTGGCCTTCTGCGCTGTGGGACGCCGGGTGAGCCGGGTCCTGGATCCTGTCGGCGTGCATGTGTGGGCCTGCGGTTCAGAGGTGGATCGTCATCCCGTCCTCGCAGGGCTCGATGCCCGCGCGTCGAAGCGCAGCGTGCTCGTCGGAGTCCTCATCGAGGATGGGGTTGGTGTTGTTGATGTGGATCAGCATGCGCCGCGTGCCCGCAGGCAGCCGCCCGAGCCATTCGATCATTCCGCCTTCGCCGGACTGCGGAAGGTGGCCGATCTCGCGCGCGCGCTTGGTGCCGACGCCCAGGCGGACCATCTCGTCGTCGGTCCAGAACGTGCCGTCCACCATGACGGCGTCGGCGTTTGCCATGGCATCGAACACGGGCGGCGTGATCGCCCCCAGGCCGGGCGCGTAGAACACGCTCCTGCCGCTCCTGCGATCGCGGATGGTGATGCCGATGTTGTCGCCGGCCACCGGATGCTCGCGGTGCGGCGAATAAGGCGCCGCCTTGCCGGTCAGCGCATGGGCGCGAAAGTCCAGATCCGGCACGCCGGGCACCTCGAAGGCGCTGCCGTCGATGGCGACCGGATGCCGCGCCACGCCGCAGTAGTGCGACAGCACGCGCAGCACCGGATTGCCCTGGCCCAGGTCTTCCGCGACCGGGTCGGTACACCACAGCGGCAGCGGCGTGCCGCGCTCGCGCAGCATGAAAAGGCCGGTCGCATGGTCGACCTGCCCGTCGATGAGCACCACGCCGGCGATGGCGCTGTCGCGCAGCTGGCGTGCCGGCTGCAGCACCGGGCTGCTGCGGATCTGCTCCAGGATATCGGGCGAGGCGTTGAACAGCACGCCATCGACGCCCTCGTCGGGCCGCACGAAGATCGAGGACTGCGTGCGTGGCTTGGCGCGCACGGTGCCCGCGCGCACACCCGCGCAGTTGCGGCAGTTGCAGTTCCATTGGGGAAAGCCACCGCCGGCTGCCGAGCCGAGGATCGTGATGCGCATCGGAAAAAGAAAAAAAGAAGAAGAGGTCGAAACAACCCGCCCAGGAACACCGGGGCGGGTTGTCGCGAGGCGCGCAATTCAGCGGGCGCTGACGTACATCGTGATCTCGAAGCCGAAGCGCAGATCAGTGGCCGTCGGGGTTTCCCATTTCATGTGTCTCTCCTGCAAAAACGTTGCGCGGCGCCGGTCGGCGACCGCGGGGATCACTCGATGTCCCTTCCGCATCTTGGCCTGCGCGGCCGCTGCGTTCCAGCCACGAAATCATGAATCGCACTTCATGATTTTCATGAATGGCGATGCACGGACCGGCGCTTACCATGGCCTTCGTGCTCCCCTCCGGCCTGTACCCTGAAGCCCCGCCCCTGCGTACCCATGCCATGGCGGTATCGCACGGCCACGTGCTGCATGTGGAGGAAAGCGGCGATCCGGCCGGCATCTGCGCGCTCGTGCTGCACGGCGGGCCGGGCTCGGGCAGTTCGCCGCTGCTGCGCCGCTTCTTCGACCCTGCGCGTTACCGGGTGATCAGCGTCGACCAGCGCGGCGCAGGGCGCAGCCGCCCGCGCGGCGCGACCGCGCACAACAGCACGGGCGAGCTGCTGCAGGACCTGCGCATCGTGCGCGAGCGGCTGGACGTGCAGCGCTGGCTCGTGGCCGGCGGCTCCTGGGGCGCCACGCTGGCGCTCGCCTATGCCGGCTTCGAGCCGTCGGCGGTCTCCGCACTGCTGCTGCGCTCGGTGTTCCTCCCCACGGCCGCGGAGATCGAGGCCTTCTTCCAGGACGCGGGGGGCTGCGAGCCGGCGGCCTGGGCGCGCTTCGCGGCGGTGGCGCCGCCCGATCGACGCCCAGGCATGCTGCGCTTCCTGGCCGATGGCCTGCGGCAGGCCCCCATCCCAGCCAATGCCAACCTGCAACGCCGGCTCGCCCTCGCGTGGTGGCGCTGGGAACGAACGATGGCGAGCGGCGCCGCCGTGCCATCCACCGACCCCGACCCGAGCACCGATGCACAGGACGCGCTGGTGGACCGATACCGCGTGCAAAGCCACTACCTGGTCCACCGCTGCTGGCTCGACGAGCCCCCGCTGCTGGAGCGCCTCGGCGCGCTGCCGCAGGTGCCCACGCTGCTGCTGCACTCGCGCGACGACCGCGTGTGCCGCCCGCAGGCAGCGCAGGCCGTGCACGATCGCCTTGCACATGCCAGGTTGCGCTGGGTGGACGGCGCGGGCCACGATCCGGCGCATCCGGCCATGGCGTCCGCGATGGTCGCCGCGCTCGACAGCCATGCGCTGCACGGTCATTTCGAAGACGGGCCGGCGCGATGACGCTGCGCCTGAAGATCAACCTGATCGTGAGCCTGCTGACCCTGCTGTTCGTCGCCGTCATGCTCGCCCTGCAGCTGCGTGCCATGCGCGAATCGGTGCAGGAGGAGGTGGTGGCGGCCAATCGCGTCGCTGCGCAGCTGCTGAACCGCACCGCCTGGCTCTACACGGCCCAGGGCACGCCGGCGATGCTCGCCTTTCTGCAGGGCGTCGGCCGGGTGCGCTCCAACGACATCACGCTCATCGATGAACAGGAGCAGGTGCTGTACAGCTCGCCCACCTCGGTCTACAAGGCCGGGCGCGATGCGCCGGACTGGTTTGCCGGCATCGTTTCGCCTCCTCCCAACGAGATGTCCATCGCCTTTCCTGGCGGCAAGCTGATCGTGCGCGCCAACGCGTCGCGCGCGGTGCTCGATGCCTGGGACGATGCCGTGCTGCTGATGCTCAGCGCACTCGGCCTGCTGCTGGCCGTCAATGCGCTCGTGTTCTGGCTGGTGGGACGCGCCACGCGGCCCTTCGCCGACATCGTGGACGCGCTGAACCAGCTCGAAAGCGGGCGCTTCGACGTCGCACTGCGCGCCCTGCCCGGCACCGAGGCGGCGGCCATCGGCGCCGCGTTCAATCGCATGGTGGGCATGCTGCAGCAGCACATCGAGACCGAGCGGCGTGCGGTGCGCGCGGAGAGCCGCCTGTCCGAGAGCCGCGAACTGGGCCGCTGGGTCGACCAGAAGATCGAGCAGGAACGGCGGCTGATCGCGCGCGAGCTGCACGACGAACTGGGCCAATCGGTCACTGCGATGCGCAGCATGGCCCTGTCGATCGCGCGGCGCATGGAAGCGCTCGATCCGCAAGCCGAGCAGGCGGCGCGGGTGATTGCCGAGGAATCGGCGCGCCTCTACACCGCCATGCACGGCATGATCCCGCGCCTGACCCCGCTGGTGCTCGACAAGTTCGGCCTGGTGCCCGCGCTCGAGGACCTGGTCGAGCGCACGCGAACGAGCCACGGCATCCAGGTCGAATGGCAGCTCGGCCTCGCGCTCGATCGCGTGCCGCTGGACACCGACGCCGCGCTCGTGCTGTACCGCGCCGCCCAGGAGGGCATTACCAACGCACTGCGGCACGGACAGGCACGGCGCATCGTGCTTGGGCTTCGCGGCGACGAGGACGCGGTGACGCTCACGCTGAAGGACGACGGGCGCGGCCTGCCAGCCACCGAAGCCGCCCAGGCAACCGGCGCCGGCCACTACGGCCTGCGCTGGCTCGCCGAGCGCATCGAGAATCTCGGGGGCGAACTGCGCCTGGAACCTGCGGCGCCGAACGGTGCCCAACTGACGGTACGCCTGCCCTTGTCGTTGGCTGGCACGGAGAAGCCATGACCCCAGAGACCCAAGAGACTGCGGCGATCCGAGTGATGCTGGTCGACGACCATGCGCTCGTGCGCATGGGATTTCGCATGTTGCTGGCGGACGCCCGGATCGAGGTGGTGACCGAAGCGGACACCGGCGAGCAAGCCTGCCAGGAGTACCCGCAGGTACGACCCGACGTGGTCGTGATGGACCTGTCGATGCCCGGCATGGGCGGACTCGAAGCCGTGCGCCGCCTGCTCGCCCACGATCCGAAGGCGCGCGTGCTCGCGCTGTCGGCCCACGAAGACAGCGCCCATCCGCGCCGCGTGCTGCGCGCGGGCGCACTCGGCTACCTGGCCAAGCGCAGCGCGCCCGAGGCGCTGATCGCCGCCGTGAAGGCGGTGGCGCGCGGCGAGCGCTACATCGATGCGCACACCGCGCAGGCGCTCGCCACGGCGCAGATCGAGGGCGACGCGAATCCGGCCGAGCTGCTGAGCGAGCGCGAGTTCTCGGTCTTCATCCAGCTCGCGCGCGGCATGACCGTGGCGCAGATCGCCGCCACGCTGAACCTGTCGGTCAGCACGGTCGGCTCGCACCTCTACCGGGTCAAGCAGAAGCTGGGGGCGAGCAACCAGGCGGAACTGACCTGGGTGGCGCTGCGCTGGGGACTGATCCAGGTGTAGCGCCCGTCGGCTATGAGGCACTGCCGCCCTGGACATTGCGGACTCCTTTGTTCCATAGCGGTAAGGTGTCCGTGAAAAGGAGGCAACTTCAGGTGAATCAGTTCCCGTGGCCTGATGACCTTCCCGGCAATCGTTGCGGTAGAGGGGTCGCCTCCAAATCCATCGTCCCCGCCAAGCGCTCGATGAGCGCTACTACTGCAGTCGATGCAAGCTTTTGCTCCTCTGCGTATATATCAACTGCAGCCTCCAGGGCCAGCCCATATTCACCAACGTCAATGAATCTCTGAATCTCATGTCGCTCCGCATTCGACAGCACCGGCGCTGGACAGTGCTTCCCGTAGCGTCTATTTGCTTTTCGTAGACGGCTGATGATCCAGGTACTCGGCCAGGGCAGGTTGCTTGAACAGCGACCCCGTCGTTGGGAAGTCGCCTTACGCCTACGCCGTCCCTTGCATTCGCCGGTACCTTCTTTTCAAACCGAGATTTTTCATCTCTGTCGCAACAAGAAAAACAACCTCCGACCTCGTCCACCAACCTCGTTGCCTTCACTTAGGGGTCTTCACTCAAAATAATGTCTCGCTCTCTCTCAAAGATCGGATAGGTTGCTGGATCATGATCGTAAAACGCTTCATAGAAACCAGATTCTTGCCAAGCCGCAGGAGAAATACCACGAGCGCTCTCACTAGTCCATTCGCGCCAATTGGATGGCGTCACCTCGCTAACAATCTCAAAGCATTCCGCTTGATGACTCCCTAATTGCGGCCATTCTCCTTCTGGATGATGATTAATTATCCCATAGCTACGCCTTCCACTTTTATCGGAAAAGATGGACATTACGTGATAGGTGCGACCAAGTGTTAGCCAGGACGAGAACTCTGTTTCTCGCCCGTCAGCATCCAATAATTTAATACATTTCACTTTCATGGATTTCTTGATACTCCAGACATGCTGTTGAAGATGGCTTTGTAATCCAGCCCATAAAATGCTTCGCTGGTTGTCGGGTTCTTGTAAAAATGCATTTGAAAGTCGCCAGCAGGGCTCCGGAATGTCCCCGTTGTATATTTTCCAAAACCGGCGGGAATAGCTGAGTTATTCAACATACCCGCTTCTGCCGCCGCCCTTGATCCTCTGGGTGAAGCTGTGGTTCGCCCAGGTCGAGACGTAGGCGTTGTGGGTGACGGTGAAGGTGACGGGGTCGAGGTGCCGGGGGCGACTGCCGTGCCGGGCGCCCCCCACAGCGACGCCATCGAGCTTGAGGACGGGCTGATTGGCACCGTTGTAGGTGAGGGTCAGGCGCCGGCCGTAGATCGCATCGGACGTGTAGGTCTGGTCGATGCCCTGGTACTGCACGCGCAGGGTGGGCTTCATGTAGCCCGGGAGCTCGGCGAGTTCCTCGCTGCCCCAGGCGGTGTTCTGGTAGGGCAGCGAGGTCTGGCGCAGGGCACCGTAGAAGGCAACGATGGTCTTGCCGCCGAGGACATCGTCCAGGGTGCTAGCGGGCTTGTTCGTGCGCAGGTAGCTCGCCAGCTTTGTGGCGTAGGTGTTCAGGTTGTTGCGGATGTTCGTCCGGTTGAGGTTCTGGACGTAGTCGGCAGTGACGGTGGCGCCGCTCTGCGCGGACGACTGGTAGGTGGCCGCGTCGTAACCTGTGGTGCTCGCGCTGGCGAGGTCAATGCCGCTCTTGAAGGTGTGAGGCTTGTAGCTGGGGTCGAAGACATACCAGCTGCCGTTGATCTTTGTCTTGACCCAGACGTGCTCGATGGAGACATCGGTCAAGGCGGCCGTGGTGCCGGGGCAGCTGCCGGCGGTGGTGGCGTTGATCTCGTAGACGGGGATCTGGG
Protein-coding regions in this window:
- a CDS encoding alpha/beta fold hydrolase — translated: MAFVLPSGLYPEAPPLRTHAMAVSHGHVLHVEESGDPAGICALVLHGGPGSGSSPLLRRFFDPARYRVISVDQRGAGRSRPRGATAHNSTGELLQDLRIVRERLDVQRWLVAGGSWGATLALAYAGFEPSAVSALLLRSVFLPTAAEIEAFFQDAGGCEPAAWARFAAVAPPDRRPGMLRFLADGLRQAPIPANANLQRRLALAWWRWERTMASGAAVPSTDPDPSTDAQDALVDRYRVQSHYLVHRCWLDEPPLLERLGALPQVPTLLLHSRDDRVCRPQAAQAVHDRLAHARLRWVDGAGHDPAHPAMASAMVAALDSHALHGHFEDGPAR
- a CDS encoding response regulator → MTPETQETAAIRVMLVDDHALVRMGFRMLLADARIEVVTEADTGEQACQEYPQVRPDVVVMDLSMPGMGGLEAVRRLLAHDPKARVLALSAHEDSAHPRRVLRAGALGYLAKRSAPEALIAAVKAVARGERYIDAHTAQALATAQIEGDANPAELLSEREFSVFIQLARGMTVAQIAATLNLSVSTVGSHLYRVKQKLGASNQAELTWVALRWGLIQV
- a CDS encoding ATP-binding protein — translated: MTLRLKINLIVSLLTLLFVAVMLALQLRAMRESVQEEVVAANRVAAQLLNRTAWLYTAQGTPAMLAFLQGVGRVRSNDITLIDEQEQVLYSSPTSVYKAGRDAPDWFAGIVSPPPNEMSIAFPGGKLIVRANASRAVLDAWDDAVLLMLSALGLLLAVNALVFWLVGRATRPFADIVDALNQLESGRFDVALRALPGTEAAAIGAAFNRMVGMLQQHIETERRAVRAESRLSESRELGRWVDQKIEQERRLIARELHDELGQSVTAMRSMALSIARRMEALDPQAEQAARVIAEESARLYTAMHGMIPRLTPLVLDKFGLVPALEDLVERTRTSHGIQVEWQLGLALDRVPLDTDAALVLYRAAQEGITNALRHGQARRIVLGLRGDEDAVTLTLKDDGRGLPATEAAQATGAGHYGLRWLAERIENLGGELRLEPAAPNGAQLTVRLPLSLAGTEKP
- the pqqA gene encoding pyrroloquinoline quinone precursor peptide PqqA, with the protein product MKWETPTATDLRFGFEITMYVSAR
- the pqqC gene encoding pyrroloquinoline-quinone synthase PqqC, with product MHADRIQDPAHPASHSAEGQPAWSREEFERQLRERGRSYHIHHPFNVMLNSGRATPEQVRGWVANRFYYQIAIPIKDAAVLSNCPDQDVRRGWVQRILDHDGFELGGVKDPGGIEAWLRLAEAVGLTREEVRDLRHVVPAMRFAVDAYVNFARRAPWQEAVCSSLTELFAPEIHKQRLATWPGHYAWIEPGGLDYFRNRVSQARRDVEQGLAITLEHFDTRALQARALEVLQFKLDILWAMNDAMARRYGVNGT
- the pqqB gene encoding pyrroloquinoline quinone biosynthesis protein PqqB encodes the protein MRITILGSAAGGGFPQWNCNCRNCAGVRAGTVRAKPRTQSSIFVRPDEGVDGVLFNASPDILEQIRSSPVLQPARQLRDSAIAGVVLIDGQVDHATGLFMLRERGTPLPLWCTDPVAEDLGQGNPVLRVLSHYCGVARHPVAIDGSAFEVPGVPDLDFRAHALTGKAAPYSPHREHPVAGDNIGITIRDRRSGRSVFYAPGLGAITPPVFDAMANADAVMVDGTFWTDDEMVRLGVGTKRAREIGHLPQSGEGGMIEWLGRLPAGTRRMLIHINNTNPILDEDSDEHAALRRAGIEPCEDGMTIHL